From the Acinetobacter wanghuae genome, one window contains:
- a CDS encoding esterase/lipase family protein, with translation MIYFTKAAKMLTLSVAASAVMGLSTQTQAAASATQVVEKAKSDYAKTKYPILMVHGWLGWQRIGTNTIGLDYWYQILPDMARNGSTVFAAQLSPANTTAHRGEQLIQQVEDVLAITGKPKLNLIGHSHGGPTVLYVAQTKPHLIASITGVAGTYHGSKVADDIQNNRLTRTAFNILGDYIIGPLIALGQLKPELEINFDASMKSLTQTGSKSFNATVAQAAVKDGVLAATENCNKNLKPKDSKGIYYYSWTGVAQATNVLDIDTILMQLGPLSYNNKDNDGMVSRCSAYMGKVINDNYKLNHTDLANMMFGLTGLFSPDPVAMYRQHANRLKLQGL, from the coding sequence ATGATTTATTTTACAAAAGCTGCAAAAATGCTAACACTCAGTGTTGCAGCAAGTGCTGTCATGGGCTTAAGCACCCAAACTCAGGCTGCCGCAAGTGCAACTCAAGTCGTTGAAAAAGCGAAATCTGACTATGCTAAAACCAAGTATCCGATTTTGATGGTACACGGTTGGCTTGGTTGGCAACGCATTGGTACAAACACGATTGGTCTCGATTACTGGTATCAAATTTTGCCCGATATGGCACGTAATGGTTCAACAGTTTTTGCTGCTCAGTTATCTCCTGCAAATACTACTGCCCATCGTGGTGAACAACTGATTCAACAAGTGGAAGATGTCTTGGCCATTACTGGCAAGCCAAAACTCAATTTAATTGGACACTCACATGGTGGGCCAACGGTGTTGTACGTTGCACAAACGAAACCTCATCTCATTGCTTCAATTACAGGTGTGGCAGGCACCTATCATGGTTCTAAAGTCGCAGATGATATTCAAAACAATCGTTTGACCCGCACAGCTTTTAATATTTTAGGGGATTACATTATTGGTCCACTGATCGCATTAGGACAGTTGAAGCCTGAACTCGAAATTAATTTTGATGCCTCAATGAAATCTTTAACCCAAACAGGCTCGAAATCATTTAACGCAACAGTGGCTCAAGCAGCAGTAAAAGATGGCGTGTTGGCAGCAACAGAAAACTGTAATAAAAACTTAAAGCCTAAAGACAGTAAAGGCATTTACTACTATTCATGGACTGGTGTGGCTCAAGCGACCAATGTACTCGATATCGATACAATTTTGATGCAGCTTGGTCCATTATCTTATAACAATAAAGATAATGATGGCATGGTCTCTCGTTGCAGTGCCTATATGGGTAAAGTCATTAATGACAATTACAAGCTAAATCACACTGATCTTGCCAATATGATGTTCGGTCTAACGGGGCTGTTCTCGCCTGATCCTGTTGCAATGTATCGTCAACACGCTAACCGCTTAAAACTACAAGGTTTATAA
- the rplS gene encoding 50S ribosomal protein L19: MSGKHPLVQVIENAQLKTDLPAFAPGDTVVVQVKVKEGDRERLQAFEGVVIAIKNRGLNSAFTVRKISNGIGVERVFQTHSPIVAKIEVKRRGDVRRAKLYYLRELSGKAARIREKLPARKVKAS, translated from the coding sequence ATGAGCGGTAAGCATCCTTTAGTTCAAGTAATTGAAAACGCACAGTTAAAAACTGATCTACCAGCTTTTGCACCTGGTGATACAGTTGTTGTTCAAGTTAAAGTTAAAGAGGGCGACCGTGAGCGTCTTCAGGCTTTTGAAGGCGTTGTAATCGCAATCAAAAACCGTGGCTTGAACTCTGCGTTCACAGTACGTAAAATTTCTAACGGTATTGGTGTTGAGCGTGTATTCCAAACTCACTCTCCAATCGTTGCTAAAATCGAAGTGAAACGTCGTGGTGATGTTCGTCGTGCTAAACTTTACTACCTACGCGAATTGTCTGGTAAAGCTGCACGTATTCGTGAAAAATTACCAGCTCGTAAAGTTAAAGCTTCTTAA
- a CDS encoding esterase/lipase family protein translates to MKYGMLSLGLILATACMSSQASTQASQVTAKASSQYAKTKYPIVFSHGMAGFIRIGTDQFGMDYWYQILPDLARNGANVWATRVSPFNSSEVRGEQLLQQVQEITAITGAKKVNLIGHSHGGPTIRYVAGVAPQYVASLTGIGAPHKGSPVADLILAAEGTIIENPLVGTVNFVSKAITWAQGLDPKSFPHDALAGGKSLTLAGSAAFNQKFPLGMPTTACDEGKAVDGGIYNYTFTGTGTVTNILDPDSALKVTSLLIDKGKNNDGLVSQCSARFGKTIRDNYNWNHLDEVNMVLGLKNVFAPDPVDVYRQHANRLKLQGL, encoded by the coding sequence ATGAAATACGGAATGTTAAGTCTCGGTCTTATACTTGCCACCGCATGTATGAGCTCACAGGCATCTACACAAGCCAGTCAAGTGACCGCCAAAGCCAGTTCTCAATATGCAAAAACCAAGTATCCCATTGTATTTTCACATGGTATGGCGGGTTTTATTCGCATTGGCACAGATCAATTTGGTATGGATTATTGGTATCAAATTTTGCCAGATTTGGCACGTAATGGTGCTAACGTGTGGGCAACCCGTGTATCCCCATTTAACTCATCTGAAGTTCGTGGTGAACAACTGCTGCAACAAGTTCAAGAAATTACTGCAATTACTGGCGCTAAAAAAGTCAACCTGATTGGCCATTCACACGGTGGTCCAACCATTCGTTATGTTGCGGGTGTTGCACCGCAATATGTCGCATCACTTACAGGTATCGGAGCACCGCATAAAGGCTCACCTGTTGCCGATTTAATTTTGGCGGCAGAAGGTACTATTATTGAAAACCCATTGGTCGGTACGGTGAACTTTGTCTCTAAAGCCATTACTTGGGCACAAGGACTCGATCCAAAAAGCTTCCCACATGATGCCTTGGCAGGTGGTAAAAGTTTAACGCTTGCTGGATCTGCTGCTTTTAACCAAAAATTCCCATTAGGTATGCCAACCACTGCATGTGATGAAGGTAAAGCGGTTGATGGCGGTATTTATAATTATACTTTCACGGGTACAGGAACTGTGACCAATATTCTAGACCCAGATTCAGCACTGAAAGTGACCAGTCTGCTCATCGATAAAGGTAAAAATAACGATGGTCTTGTATCTCAATGTAGCGCACGTTTTGGTAAAACGATTCGTGATAACTACAATTGGAATCACTTGGACGAAGTGAATATGGTGTTGGGCTTAAAAAATGTCTTTGCACCTGACCCAGTCGATGTTTACCGTCAACATGCCAATCGTTTAAAACTACAAGGTTTATAA
- the trmD gene encoding tRNA (guanosine(37)-N1)-methyltransferase TrmD, whose translation MFFAVITLFPEMFEAITSFGISGRAAKRELMQVTCINPRDFAQGNYKRVDERPVGGGPGMVMMAEPLAQAIHHAKELAREAGAVRVPVVYMSPQGKTLNEPAVQEFVKYDGLIVLCGRYEGVDERLIQKYVDQEWSIGDYVLSGGELPAMVLLDSIIRRLPGAMSDEQSHVQDSFVDGLLDCPQYTKPDHFEGLDVPEILKSGHHANIEKWRFLQRYQRTLERRPELVEQVELTKQQKKWLKDL comes from the coding sequence ATGTTTTTTGCAGTCATTACGCTTTTTCCTGAAATGTTTGAAGCGATTACAAGTTTTGGTATTAGCGGACGCGCAGCAAAACGTGAATTGATGCAAGTCACTTGCATCAATCCTCGCGATTTTGCACAAGGGAATTACAAACGTGTGGATGAACGTCCAGTCGGTGGTGGTCCCGGTATGGTGATGATGGCGGAGCCTTTGGCACAAGCAATTCATCATGCCAAAGAGCTTGCTCGTGAAGCAGGTGCGGTTCGTGTTCCTGTGGTGTATATGTCACCACAAGGAAAAACCCTAAATGAACCTGCGGTACAAGAATTTGTCAAATATGATGGACTCATTGTGCTGTGCGGACGTTATGAAGGGGTCGATGAACGTTTGATCCAAAAATATGTTGATCAGGAATGGTCCATAGGTGATTACGTACTTTCTGGCGGTGAACTGCCTGCGATGGTTTTATTGGACAGTATCATTCGGAGACTTCCGGGTGCGATGTCGGATGAACAATCCCATGTGCAAGACTCATTTGTGGATGGTCTATTAGATTGCCCGCAATATACTAAGCCAGATCATTTTGAAGGTTTGGATGTGCCTGAGATTTTAAAATCAGGGCATCATGCAAATATTGAAAAATGGCGGTTTTTGCAGCGCTATCAACGCACACTTGAACGTCGACCTGAATTGGTTGAACAAGTTGAGTTGACTAAGCAGCAGAAAAAATGGCTGAAAGATTTGTAA
- a CDS encoding esterase/lipase family protein: protein MKKTIGLSLFTLVFSSLTHASALQSYKSNFVVSNYAKTQYPIVFVHGFGLGFNRIGTDRVGLDYWYQIPQDLSRNGARVFSAELSAVGSNEIRGEQLLQQIDEVLALTGKSKVNLIGHSQGGPTIQYIEAIAPQKAASLTAIAGAMKGTPVFVNAAKTPLIEPFIHAFGTVLGYAMNLVTANRYSVEIQDALDAMNPEHMLAFNAKYGSNAIPKDCQSQGQKRTSNGIYHYSWMGNRQATNPLDVIESTVVSLGGTFLKGEANDGALPLCSGRYGQIIRQDYHHNHFDEVNQFFGILSPFAQDPIGLYRQHANRLKLQGL, encoded by the coding sequence ATGAAAAAAACAATTGGACTCAGTCTATTTACTTTAGTCTTTAGCTCGCTCACACATGCCTCAGCCTTACAGAGCTATAAAAGCAATTTTGTTGTTTCAAATTATGCTAAAACCCAATACCCGATTGTATTTGTTCACGGTTTTGGTTTGGGGTTTAACCGAATCGGTACAGACCGTGTCGGCTTAGATTATTGGTATCAAATTCCACAGGATTTAAGTCGAAATGGCGCACGCGTCTTCTCTGCCGAGCTTTCTGCTGTCGGTTCAAATGAGATTCGCGGTGAACAGCTCTTACAACAAATTGATGAAGTTTTAGCACTCACAGGCAAGAGCAAAGTCAATTTAATTGGACACAGTCAAGGTGGTCCTACCATTCAATATATTGAAGCTATTGCACCACAAAAAGCAGCATCCTTAACTGCAATTGCAGGTGCAATGAAAGGCACACCTGTCTTTGTCAATGCCGCTAAAACGCCTTTGATTGAACCCTTTATTCACGCTTTTGGCACAGTACTCGGCTATGCCATGAATCTCGTGACAGCGAATCGTTACTCCGTCGAAATTCAAGATGCCTTAGATGCAATGAATCCGGAACACATGCTTGCTTTTAATGCCAAATATGGCTCGAATGCCATTCCTAAAGATTGCCAATCGCAAGGTCAAAAGCGTACAAGCAATGGTATTTATCATTATTCATGGATGGGGAATCGACAAGCGACCAATCCACTCGATGTGATTGAAAGTACTGTCGTCAGCTTAGGAGGAACTTTCCTGAAAGGTGAAGCCAATGATGGTGCTCTTCCCTTGTGCAGTGGTCGTTATGGACAGATTATTCGTCAAGACTATCACCACAATCACTTTGATGAAGTGAATCAATTTTTTGGCATTTTATCGCCCTTTGCACAAGACCCGATTGGACTGTACCGACAACATGCCAATCGTTTAAAGCTACAAGGACTTTAA